The following are from one region of the Pseudomonadota bacterium genome:
- the dnaK gene encoding molecular chaperone DnaK, producing MGKIIGIDLGTTNSCVSIMEGGEAKVIANSEGVRTTPSVVAINESGERLVGQLAKRQSVTNPTNTVFAVKRLIGRKFSAPQVQQMKSKVPFAITESKNGDAWVKIRDKEYSPAEISAMVLQKMKQTAEDYLGEPVTEAVITVPAYFNDSQRQATKDAGKIAGFDVKRIINEPTAAALAYGADKKKDGKVAVFDLGGGTFDISILELGDGVFEVKATNGDTFLGGEDFDERVIDYIADQFRKSDGIDLRNDKMALQRLKEAAEKAKCELSSSMETDINLPFITADASGPKHLNVKLTRATLESLVADLIDRVVGPCRTAMKDAGVSASDINEVILVGGMTRMPRVQQKVKEIFGQEPSKGVNPDEVVSIGAAIQGGVLRGDVKDVLLLDVTPLSLGIETLGGVCTKLIEKNSTIPTKKSQIFTTAADNQPAVSIVVLQGERQMAADNKRLAQFELVGIPAAPRGVPQIEVTFDIDANGIVHVSAKDTATGKQQSIEIKASSGLSDAEIEQMVKDAELHADEDKKKRELIDLRNQADSTIYQTEKSLHDLGDKVPAADRANIEAALNQLKTVKDGGDSAAISKAMDGLQQVSHKLAEAMYAQNQAGSPAGETAGASAGSDDDVVDADFEEVKDEK from the coding sequence ATGGGGAAAATAATCGGCATTGATCTGGGGACCACCAACTCATGTGTCAGTATTATGGAAGGTGGCGAAGCCAAGGTTATCGCCAATTCGGAAGGGGTCCGAACCACTCCTTCGGTGGTTGCCATCAATGAAAGTGGAGAGCGTCTGGTGGGGCAGCTGGCTAAACGTCAGTCGGTTACCAACCCGACCAACACGGTTTTTGCCGTCAAACGTCTGATCGGTCGCAAGTTTTCCGCACCCCAGGTCCAGCAGATGAAGAGCAAGGTGCCTTTTGCGATTACCGAGTCCAAAAATGGTGATGCCTGGGTTAAAATCAGGGATAAGGAATACAGCCCGGCCGAGATTTCGGCCATGGTTTTACAGAAAATGAAACAGACGGCTGAGGATTATCTCGGCGAACCGGTTACCGAAGCTGTCATTACGGTGCCCGCCTATTTCAATGACAGTCAGCGGCAGGCGACTAAGGATGCCGGCAAAATTGCCGGTTTTGACGTTAAACGCATTATCAATGAACCGACGGCAGCCGCCCTGGCCTATGGCGCGGATAAGAAAAAAGATGGAAAAGTTGCGGTTTTTGATCTTGGGGGCGGTACTTTCGATATCTCCATTCTGGAGCTGGGCGACGGGGTTTTTGAGGTCAAGGCGACCAATGGCGACACCTTTCTGGGGGGGGAGGATTTCGATGAACGGGTTATCGATTATATCGCCGATCAATTTCGTAAAAGTGACGGTATTGACCTGCGCAATGACAAAATGGCTCTGCAGCGTCTTAAGGAAGCCGCCGAAAAGGCTAAATGTGAGCTCTCCTCCTCGATGGAGACCGATATTAATCTACCCTTTATTACAGCTGATGCCTCCGGCCCTAAACATCTGAATGTTAAACTGACCCGGGCAACCCTGGAGAGCCTGGTGGCCGACCTGATTGATCGGGTGGTTGGTCCCTGCCGTACCGCGATGAAAGATGCCGGAGTCTCGGCCTCGGATATCAATGAAGTTATTCTGGTCGGCGGCATGACCCGGATGCCCAGGGTTCAGCAGAAGGTCAAGGAAATTTTCGGTCAGGAGCCGAGCAAGGGGGTTAATCCGGACGAAGTGGTATCGATTGGGGCGGCGATTCAGGGCGGCGTTCTGCGGGGCGATGTCAAGGACGTTTTGCTTCTCGATGTGACTCCGTTGTCGCTGGGCATTGAAACCCTGGGTGGCGTTTGCACCAAGTTGATTGAGAAAAATTCGACCATTCCGACTAAAAAGAGCCAAATTTTTACCACGGCCGCGGATAATCAGCCGGCGGTCAGTATCGTTGTTTTGCAGGGTGAGCGCCAGATGGCCGCCGATAATAAGCGGCTGGCCCAGTTTGAACTGGTTGGCATTCCGGCCGCGCCGCGCGGGGTTCCGCAAATTGAAGTGACTTTCGATATCGATGCCAACGGGATTGTCCATGTTTCCGCCAAGGATACGGCAACCGGCAAGCAGCAGTCGATTGAGATCAAGGCCTCCAGTGGTCTGAGCGATGCGGAAATTGAACAGATGGTCAAGGATGCCGAGCTTCATGCCGACGAGGATAAAAAAAAGCGTGAGCTGATTGATTTGCGCAATCAGGCGGACAGTACGATTTACCAGACTGAAAAGAGTCTTCATGATCTGGGCGATAAAGTTCCGGCGGCCGATCGCGCTAATATCGAAGCTGCGCTTAATCAGTTGAAAACGGTTAAGGATGGTGGGGATTCGGCCGCGATCAGTAAGGCCATGGACGGTTTGCAGCAGGTTTCTCACAAGCTGGCGGAAGCGATGTATGCCCAGAATCAGGCGGGGAGTCCTGCCGGAGAAACTGCCGGAGCCTCTGCAGGCAGTGACGATGATGTTGTCGACGCCGATTTTGAAGAGGTTAAGGACGAAAAATAA